One Armatimonadia bacterium DNA segment encodes these proteins:
- a CDS encoding zinc-binding alcohol dehydrogenase family protein translates to MKAFVIRGRHDAVVTDRPQPTPQPGQALIKVHACGICGSDLHAYEGTQPFFRYPEVPGHEVVGTVMEVRPRPEGLLRLPNRPVEENLQPGDRVVLDPAMPCGKCYPCTHGRYNCCENQQVIGVHAPGALAEYYLAPLECLHRVPVELTDDQAALVEPLSIGVEANNRGRTGPEDAVLIIGAGTIGLCVMLVAKARGARVALSDLSAARREKALELGADAAFDPREEGFVSALKDFAGGSGPSLVVEAVGTSGTVAQALDLVVHAGRVVLLGLISSDITIPGNVMVKKELDFLGSRLHCGTVPQAIELIARGRVDVLPLLTQRLELTQAEEALKLMGEAPERILKAVVRL, encoded by the coding sequence GTGAAAGCCTTTGTGATTCGTGGCCGACATGATGCCGTCGTGACCGACCGTCCGCAACCCACGCCGCAGCCGGGGCAGGCGCTGATCAAGGTTCATGCCTGCGGCATCTGCGGCTCCGACCTGCACGCCTATGAGGGCACCCAGCCCTTCTTCCGCTATCCTGAAGTACCTGGTCACGAGGTGGTCGGCACAGTGATGGAGGTCCGCCCACGTCCTGAGGGCCTGCTGCGTCTGCCGAACCGTCCGGTCGAGGAGAACCTGCAGCCGGGAGATCGCGTGGTGCTCGACCCGGCAATGCCCTGCGGGAAGTGCTACCCGTGCACCCATGGCCGCTACAACTGCTGTGAGAACCAGCAGGTAATCGGGGTTCATGCGCCGGGAGCGCTGGCGGAGTACTACCTCGCACCGCTTGAGTGCCTGCACCGAGTTCCGGTTGAGCTCACCGACGATCAGGCAGCGCTCGTGGAGCCGCTGTCCATCGGTGTGGAGGCGAACAACCGCGGACGCACCGGTCCCGAGGATGCGGTGCTTATCATCGGCGCAGGCACCATTGGGCTTTGTGTGATGCTGGTGGCGAAGGCCCGTGGGGCTCGCGTTGCCCTCAGCGACCTCTCGGCGGCGCGACGTGAGAAGGCCCTGGAGTTGGGGGCAGATGCCGCCTTCGACCCTCGTGAGGAGGGCTTCGTGTCGGCACTGAAGGACTTCGCCGGAGGCAGCGGCCCCAGCCTCGTAGTCGAGGCCGTCGGAACTTCGGGGACCGTGGCACAGGCTCTGGACCTGGTCGTCCACGCCGGACGAGTTGTCCTGCTTGGCCTCATCAGCAGCGACATCACGATCCCGGGGAACGTGATGGTGAAGAAGGAGCTCGACTTCCTGGGCTCCCGCCTCCACTGCGGCACAGTCCCCCAGGCGATAGAGCTGATCGCCCGTGGCCGGGTCGACGTCCTGCCCCTGCTCACGCAACGCCTGGAACTGACGCAGGCGGAAGAGGCACTGAAGCTGATGGGAGAGGCGCCGGAGCGGATACTGAAGGCGGTCGTGCGACTCTAG
- a CDS encoding C-terminal binding protein, giving the protein MPKTKVVVTDYIENDLDWEIQEFAKMPDVEFSYHQLKLAPREELIATIADADIIVVNMAKFDEEVIAGCKRCKLLIRHGIGYDNVDVDACTRHGIRFSYQPDYCASEVSEQAVSLIFSCARRLDIGRRILQESSTTGQWDFSTLGDIHRLFGSTLGIVGCGRIGGRVYRIMKAVGMHLMVCDPYLDDRQKGALGIEETYDLETVLKTADIVTLHTPLNDETRYMIDEPQLRRMKPTAYLVNTSRGGVIKTSALEKALRENWIAGAGIDVYEVEPPPADQELLSLPNATLSAHLGWCSVEAGWRIRQNIMDDVKACLRKEPPAYTVNKEIDTILDGRVYREV; this is encoded by the coding sequence GTGCCGAAAACCAAAGTCGTGGTCACCGACTACATTGAGAACGATCTGGACTGGGAGATTCAGGAGTTCGCCAAGATGCCCGACGTGGAGTTCTCCTACCACCAGCTCAAGCTGGCGCCCCGCGAGGAGCTCATCGCCACCATCGCCGACGCGGACATCATCGTGGTCAACATGGCCAAGTTCGATGAGGAGGTCATCGCCGGCTGCAAGCGCTGCAAGCTCCTGATCCGCCATGGGATCGGGTACGACAACGTGGACGTGGACGCCTGCACCCGGCACGGTATCCGCTTCTCCTACCAGCCGGACTACTGCGCCTCCGAGGTGTCCGAGCAAGCGGTTTCCCTGATCTTCTCGTGCGCACGCAGGCTGGACATCGGCCGCCGCATCCTCCAGGAGTCCAGCACTACCGGGCAGTGGGATTTCTCGACCCTCGGCGACATTCACCGGCTCTTCGGCTCCACCCTGGGGATCGTCGGTTGCGGCAGAATCGGCGGACGCGTCTACCGGATCATGAAGGCTGTCGGGATGCACCTGATGGTCTGCGACCCGTACCTCGACGACCGGCAGAAGGGTGCCCTGGGCATCGAGGAGACCTACGACCTGGAGACGGTGCTGAAGACCGCCGACATCGTGACCCTGCACACCCCTCTGAACGACGAGACGCGGTACATGATCGACGAGCCGCAACTCCGGAGGATGAAACCGACGGCATACCTGGTCAATACCTCCCGCGGCGGCGTCATCAAGACCTCGGCACTCGAGAAGGCGCTGCGAGAGAACTGGATCGCCGGTGCGGGCATCGACGTGTATGAAGTCGAGCCGCCACCCGCGGACCAGGAGCTGCTCAGTCTGCCCAATGCGACCCTGTCGGCGCATCTGGGTTGGTGCTCAGTGGAGGCGGGCTGGCGGATCCGGCAGAACATCATGGACGACGTGAAGGCGTGTCTGCGCAAGGAGCCGCCGGCCTACACAGTGAACAAGGAAATCGACACAATTCTGGACGGCCGCGTGTATCGGGAGGTGTAG
- a CDS encoding sulfatase-like hydrolase/transferase, which produces MPTASPNVLVFFTDQQRWDTCGCYGCPMDLTPNLDAMARRGVLFQNAFTCQPVCAPARGSLQTGKHGTGHGVWRNGIALPQDQRTLGHCFTEAGYDVGYLGKWHLANTGADPVPRELRGGYEGYWEGADVLEFTSHPYDCRMWNQDNQQVWYPGYRVDAMTDRAVEFVSRDRDKPFYLFISYLEPHFQNDMHAFVGPDEYRDHYKDPWVPQDLLSRPGDWYESLPGYYGCVRSLDDNLGRLLGALEQQGTLDNTVVVFTSDHGCHFRTRNGEYKRSCHESSIRIPFVMQGPGMDVSRTVPELVSLVDVPSTILSAAGLTVPASMQGRDATPLTRGQNKDWANEVYVQISEAEVGRAVRTERWKYAVYAPDKQAWKDSGSDHYVERYLYDLWADPYESVNLIGRKQYDAVRQELKARLKRQMVAAGEPEAEITDGKFYE; this is translated from the coding sequence TTGCCGACCGCCAGCCCGAACGTCCTGGTGTTCTTCACGGATCAGCAGCGCTGGGATACCTGCGGTTGCTACGGGTGTCCGATGGACCTGACGCCCAACCTCGACGCCATGGCCCGTCGCGGCGTCCTGTTCCAGAACGCCTTCACTTGTCAGCCCGTCTGCGCACCCGCCCGTGGCTCGCTTCAGACCGGCAAGCACGGCACGGGACATGGAGTCTGGCGCAATGGGATTGCGCTGCCCCAGGACCAGCGAACCCTCGGGCATTGCTTCACCGAGGCCGGGTACGACGTCGGCTACCTGGGCAAGTGGCATCTGGCCAACACCGGGGCCGATCCCGTTCCTCGCGAGCTCCGCGGCGGCTATGAGGGCTACTGGGAGGGTGCAGATGTCCTGGAGTTCACCTCCCACCCCTACGACTGCCGGATGTGGAATCAGGACAACCAGCAGGTGTGGTACCCCGGCTATCGTGTGGATGCTATGACCGACCGGGCAGTCGAGTTCGTCAGCCGCGACCGCGACAAGCCCTTCTACCTGTTCATCTCCTACCTCGAACCCCATTTCCAGAATGACATGCACGCCTTCGTCGGCCCCGACGAGTACCGCGATCACTACAAGGACCCGTGGGTTCCGCAGGACCTGCTGAGCCGTCCGGGCGATTGGTACGAGTCGCTTCCGGGATACTACGGCTGCGTACGGAGTCTCGACGACAATCTCGGCCGGCTGCTGGGCGCCCTCGAGCAGCAGGGCACGCTGGACAACACCGTGGTGGTCTTCACCAGCGATCACGGCTGCCACTTCCGCACGCGCAACGGCGAGTACAAGCGCAGTTGCCATGAGTCCAGCATCCGCATCCCCTTTGTGATGCAGGGGCCGGGGATGGACGTTTCGCGCACGGTGCCCGAGCTGGTCAGTCTGGTCGACGTTCCCTCGACGATTCTGAGCGCAGCCGGGCTGACGGTGCCTGCTTCGATGCAGGGACGCGACGCAACACCGCTGACCCGGGGCCAGAACAAGGACTGGGCTAACGAGGTGTACGTCCAGATCAGCGAGGCCGAGGTTGGACGCGCCGTGCGGACGGAACGCTGGAAGTACGCAGTCTATGCCCCAGACAAGCAGGCCTGGAAGGACAGCGGCAGCGACCACTACGTGGAGCGCTACCTGTACGACCTCTGGGCCGACCCTTATGAGTCCGTCAACCTGATCGGCCGCAAGCAGTACGACGCGGTGCGCCAGGAGCTCAAGGCCCGTCTCAAGCGGCAGATGGTGGCGGCCGGTGAGCCCGAGGCGGAGATCACGGACGGGAAGTTCTACGAGTAG
- a CDS encoding DUF933 domain-containing protein, translating into MKIGIIGPEGSGKTTVFSSLTGLDLEGFATRGPNLGVVGVPDDRLEVLSGMFNPKKTTPAEITFIDLGAAGATSDKLSAITGALADCDALAVVVGGFLPGDAAGSLDSYLLDLTLADLSVVENRLERIDKDLLRGKKESASEKPLMARLQETLSSGRRIAGVELSEEEFKTLRGYQFVTRKPTLVLANVSESDLGKPVTASISEVAGAQGLPTFELCAPLEAEIAQLPAEDRTAFLADYGISDSARDRFIRAAYALVDLISFFTVGPDEVRAWSIPRGTLAPRAAGKIHSDIEKGFIRAEVVAYDDLIASGSHQECRAKGQLRLEGKNYVVQDGDVIEFRFSV; encoded by the coding sequence GTGAAGATCGGCATTATCGGCCCCGAGGGGTCGGGCAAGACCACTGTCTTCAGCAGCCTGACGGGTCTGGACCTGGAGGGTTTCGCGACGCGCGGTCCGAATCTGGGCGTCGTCGGCGTTCCCGACGACCGTCTCGAAGTCCTGTCGGGCATGTTCAACCCCAAGAAGACCACTCCCGCCGAGATCACCTTCATCGACCTCGGGGCAGCCGGTGCAACATCGGACAAGCTCTCCGCCATCACCGGAGCCCTGGCCGACTGCGACGCCCTGGCGGTCGTGGTCGGCGGGTTCCTCCCGGGCGATGCTGCGGGGAGTCTCGATAGCTACCTGCTCGACCTCACCCTTGCCGATTTGTCGGTGGTCGAGAACCGCCTCGAGCGCATCGACAAGGACCTCCTGCGCGGCAAGAAGGAGTCTGCCTCCGAGAAGCCTCTCATGGCGCGTCTTCAGGAGACACTCTCCTCAGGCCGCCGGATCGCCGGTGTGGAGCTCTCGGAGGAGGAGTTCAAGACGCTGCGCGGGTACCAGTTCGTGACCCGCAAGCCGACGCTGGTTCTGGCCAACGTGAGCGAGAGTGACCTGGGCAAACCAGTGACGGCGTCGATCAGCGAGGTCGCCGGCGCTCAGGGCCTCCCCACCTTCGAGCTGTGTGCGCCCCTGGAGGCTGAGATCGCCCAGCTTCCAGCGGAGGATCGAACTGCCTTCCTCGCCGACTACGGAATCTCGGACTCAGCGCGCGACCGCTTCATCCGCGCCGCCTACGCTCTGGTCGACCTGATCAGCTTCTTCACCGTCGGCCCTGACGAGGTACGTGCCTGGAGCATCCCCCGGGGCACCCTGGCTCCCCGTGCTGCAGGCAAGATCCACAGCGACATCGAGAAGGGCTTCATCCGAGCCGAAGTCGTGGCCTATGACGACCTGATCGCCTCGGGCTCTCACCAGGAATGTCGCGCGAAGGGCCAACTGCGCCTGGAGGGCAAGAACTACGTGGTGCAGGATGGCGACGTGATCGAGTTCCGCTTCAGCGTCTAG
- a CDS encoding DUF6544 family protein — MVPWLGVSIGLILLAAIGALLVLAFREDARVQAAWDSLSAPGDGQVFDASMVADLPEAAQRYFAHAIAPGTPVSDCAVVTLHGQLREGPEAPWIRLQAREVLRPGVGFVWSARAKMGMIPLRGADQYVDGVGMVRFRVAGIIPLVNLSGEAASWSCAGRLMAEAAFCPGGLLRLPEAKWEAVGSDQVRVSATIHGTPVATVLRVRQDGSLSEIVVDRYDDSNRDPEAEYVPFGATFRREATFGGYTVPAEAAAGWLYGTARYSEDLKWTIDAVSYM, encoded by the coding sequence ATGGTGCCCTGGTTGGGGGTCTCAATAGGTCTGATCCTGCTGGCAGCGATCGGCGCTCTGCTGGTGTTGGCGTTCCGTGAGGACGCCCGCGTGCAGGCCGCCTGGGATTCGCTCTCGGCGCCCGGCGACGGGCAGGTCTTCGACGCCTCGATGGTGGCCGACCTGCCGGAGGCAGCACAGAGGTACTTCGCCCACGCGATTGCCCCTGGTACTCCGGTCAGCGACTGCGCGGTCGTCACACTGCACGGGCAGCTCCGGGAAGGACCCGAGGCGCCCTGGATCCGACTTCAGGCCCGGGAGGTCCTTCGCCCGGGCGTTGGCTTTGTCTGGTCTGCGAGGGCGAAGATGGGGATGATTCCCCTGCGCGGCGCGGATCAGTATGTGGACGGCGTGGGCATGGTGCGCTTCCGAGTGGCGGGGATCATCCCGCTGGTCAACCTGTCGGGGGAGGCGGCTTCGTGGTCCTGTGCGGGTCGGCTCATGGCGGAAGCAGCCTTCTGTCCGGGAGGTTTGCTGCGGCTGCCCGAGGCGAAGTGGGAAGCGGTCGGCAGCGACCAGGTCCGCGTGTCGGCTACCATCCACGGAACCCCCGTGGCGACTGTACTGCGGGTGAGGCAGGACGGAAGTCTGAGTGAGATCGTGGTCGACCGCTACGACGACAGCAACCGCGATCCGGAAGCGGAGTACGTGCCCTTCGGCGCCACCTTCCGACGCGAAGCCACCTTCGGCGGCTATACAGTGCCGGCGGAGGCCGCCGCTGGTTGGCTCTACGGAACTGCCAGGTACTCCGAAGACCTCAAATGGACCATTGATGCGGTATCCTATATGTGA